The window ATACAGGAGGGGCAAAATTACATATAGATagtaaactttttatttttgaggaggggcatttggtataattttatatatatacataaaaatttgtaataaatatagaatGGAGGGGGAGAGGTGaggaggggcaaatgccccactTGCTATAGGGCTGGCTCCGCCCCTTGCACGGAAGCAGTTGAAACCCGGAAAGATGGGTTCGTTTGGACGCACAATGACGGCAATCACAAATAAGTTTTCTCCCTCGATCACCTGCTTAGCCAGTTCACCTGAAACCCACACCAGCTCCGGCCACGAGTCTTTTCCTAAACATACATACcatgaaattaattagttgaatATCAGAAGCCATATATATGCACTTACTTTGGTTACATTTACCTCTACAAATACTCATCATTGTAGTTGATTGCAATAAATTGATGATGATATAGGAAAATTGGTTTGTGTGGTTTCTAATGTTAACACAAAAGGGGTAATTATAGGGAAAAAAACGCAATCACAATGACACAATGTGCATGCAAAACGTagcttctcttctttctctatGTTCTCAGTAGGTATTTTCAGTGATGCAAATGAACGGAGAAGTATGAAAATGACTGAACTGATGGACAAAAAGAACTCAACTAAATTGAGAACTTGAGAGTATACAatgtcaaaatatataatcaaagtCTGTCTTTTAAGATCAAACAATGAAGCCTTTATATAGGCAAAGAAAATTCCTAAACttatggaaagaaaataactaagaaatcctaaacttatgtaaagaaaataactaaaaagataataagcaaaaataactaatattttttccatctcCTAATTCTATTAactatgaaataaataaaaccaaaaatatacttttcttaGCCTCCAAGACTTGTCTTCTATAACTGCATCATACTCCCCTTCTTGAAAAAGACTCGTCCTCGAGTCTACTTTATCTCCATCACCACGTCTCACATACACCAACAATTCTGGTATTTCCACAAATATACCAGTATCTTCTACAACCCCAACAGAGTAAAACTCCAAAAGAAGCTTCAAGGTACTCTGCTTCTTTGTGCCTGAGTATTTGTCTCCATCGAGATCCTCCACAGATTTCCCCAGCATGGAAACTTTTAAGAGACCTAGAACAAGACTAGGAGAAAATTCTTTATACCACTGATGGAGCAAAGAACAAATTTGTAAAGGATACTGTATATCAGCTGCTTTAAGCTTTGCATCACAAATCAGAGCTACAGCTTCAATGAagaatttgtttaaattaacATTACGCAATTCATCCATTACCCCTTCTCGCTGCTCTTCAATCGACATTGTTTGCACTTTTCTCTTCAAATCAGCAAACTGCTCAGTGATCTTCGGATTCGAGGCTCGA is drawn from Salvia hispanica cultivar TCC Black 2014 chromosome 6, UniMelb_Shisp_WGS_1.0, whole genome shotgun sequence and contains these coding sequences:
- the LOC125191912 gene encoding regulator of nonsense transcripts UPF2-like, with the translated sequence MLGKSVEDLDGDKYSGTKKQSTLKLLLEFYSVGVVEDTGIFVEIPELLVYVRRGDGDKVDSRTSLFQEGEYDAVIEDKSWRLRKEKTRGRSWCGFQVNWLSR